GGCGGCAGGGGGAGGGGCGGCAGGGGACTGGGGTTCCGGCCCGGCTTCAGGCGCGGAAGGCCCGGCGTCCGCCGGGGCGGCGGGAGCGGGCCCGGCCGCAGCCTGCCCGGGCGTAGCGGCCGCTTCGGGGATATCGTCGGCCGCGGCCGCCTCCCCGGCCGTCTCCTCCTTCCTGAAGGCCCCCTCCACCACTTCGGCGGGGCCGAAACCGGCCCTGGAGGCCGGCGGCGGGGACCCGGCGGCGGCCACAGGCGCGGCCTCCTTGGCAGAGACGGCCTTCTCGGCCGGCACGGCCTCCCCGGCCGGCACGGCCTCGGCCTCTGCAGCGGCGGCTTCGGCCGCGGCGGCGGGCTCAACGCCGCCCGTGAGACTGACCAGTATGCTACGGTCTCCGGAGGTTATCTCGTACTCCACACCCGGCCTCAGCCCTATGGATATCCTCCCTATGCGCCCGGCGCCCTCGCCGTAGCTCGACGCCGTAATCTCCGTCATGTAGGGGTTGTCCACCGTCATGGGCGAATCCACGGCGGAGACGTCCACGCCGGGCATGTCGATGACGAGCCTCGGCGGTTCGGTGAGCCTGAAGACGGTGTGCTTCGTAGAGCCCGTCGTCTCTATGAAGAGCGCGTCGCCGTCGCCCACGACGCTCACGGCCACGACGGCCGGAAGGGTCTCCGCCTCGCCGGCTTCGGGCCGGACCGGTTCCTTGACCTCCTCTCCGGCCGTCTTCGGGGGCGACTCCCCGGTGCCGCCATCCATCGTCCCCGTCGTGGCGCATCCGGACAGCAGAAGCGCCGCCGCGCAGATGCGGCAAAGATGTCTTAGCCGTGAAAGGCGGACAAGAAACTTCATAAAGCCCTCCATATATTGTTCCGCTCCGGCAAGCTTCCTGCCGGAGAGTCCGGTCCGGCGCCGAAGGGACGGGCGCCTCAGCGCGTCTTGCTGGGCAGCCTCACCTCGACGATGTCGGTCGAGACGACATCGCCGTACTCGTCCCTCGTTATCTCCTTGACGCGAAAGCCCTTGGAGTTTATGGCGACGATGCGCCCTTCCTTCGTCCCGATACGGTCACCCTTCTTCACGATGTAACGCTTGCCGTCGGGGGCCATCACCATGGCCCTCGGCTCTCCTATGCCGGAGACGATGGCGAGCAGCTTGAAGAGCTCGAGGTCGCAGCACTCGAGCGGTCCCTTGACCCTCTCCTCGACCACCACCTTCCGGCGGCGTTTCTTGGCTATGATGTAGGTCTGGAAGGGGTTGCGCGCCCGCCCCTCGAAGGAAGGCCTCTCCGGCTTCTCCTCCTCGACCTTTGCGGCCTCCTCCTTCACCGGCTCGGCCGGCGGGCTCGCCTTCTTTATGGGGAAGGGCTGCCCGGTCTGCTCTTCCTTGCCGCAGGAGGCGACGATGAGAAAGAGCGCCGCCGTGGCTATCGAGAGTGCGCCCCTCATGGTCATTGCGGCGTCCCCCCGGCACCCTCGGCGCCCGCGGCCTCGTCCGACGAGACGAAGCGGAACGTCGTCACTATGAACTTGGCGTTGAGCGTGGGGATGCGGCTCATCTCCTCCTTGGAGGCTATG
The Deltaproteobacteria bacterium genome window above contains:
- a CDS encoding AMIN domain-containing protein translates to MEGFMKFLVRLSRLRHLCRICAAALLLSGCATTGTMDGGTGESPPKTAGEEVKEPVRPEAGEAETLPAVVAVSVVGDGDALFIETTGSTKHTVFRLTEPPRLVIDMPGVDVSAVDSPMTVDNPYMTEITASSYGEGAGRIGRISIGLRPGVEYEITSGDRSILVSLTGGVEPAAAAEAAAAEAEAVPAGEAVPAEKAVSAKEAAPVAAAGSPPPASRAGFGPAEVVEGAFRKEETAGEAAAADDIPEAAATPGQAAAGPAPAAPADAGPSAPEAGPEPQSPAAPPPAAPPPAPQATTLTAVERTRVGEESVFTIRADGVIGNYNAFSLDDPARIVVDIWGVDSAIGHYRIEYDDPYVKAMRIGRHPDKVRFVFDAGDEGSLPGYIAEKSGEVVTVRFMSPGRAERLKPTSVAAYGPGSAAAATEAEGVPALEAVSAKEAAPVAAAESPPPAPSAGFGPAEVVEGAFKKEETVEEAAASGEPVPAPRVDTGPVVAGFGPG